The Microcaecilia unicolor chromosome 6, aMicUni1.1, whole genome shotgun sequence genome includes a window with the following:
- the TEFM gene encoding transcription elongation factor, mitochondrial isoform X1, translating to MHYQPFPTRNNEYTRGRGPRGTILLQGNQELYSTLRCRTLHCSCSWGKALAPAEDGFINSLSSEERSKEPESQIDDQYTTEQRSAILQMLNTASEKELLKLMRGKKSVSIVDYRTKHGPFQDLQSLMKVPQFKYKTTVKLCDLILSPPASEQGERKIQGSRLVVKFMGPEIKQEKLQSAESIVSIVFGTQTMAWAHVTRNLSVLDWQREECYSFMKGPYVASAYLEDILAVVSKIPEADFYILEKSGISVQHVNLFPVMLHLRTVEAMLFALLDGTFMKDGQHRVLTMARNAVGKHFDLMVGAARTSGLDLIKQLLLDAVTKSQPRVSFPQDVLLQHRNRFQAGSRKREEEMCDALLQAIAFYDLVG from the exons ATGCATTACCAGCCATTTCCCACAAGGAACAACGAGTACACTAGGGGCCGTGGCCCACGAG ggactaTCTTATTGCAGGGCAATCAAGAGCTCTATTCAACTTTAAGGTGTAGGACTTTGCACTGTTCTTGCAGCTGGGGCAAAGCACTAGCTCCAGCAGAAGACGGCTTTATAAATTCCCTATCATCAGAGGAAAGATCCAAAGAGCCTGAGAGCCAAATTGATGACCAATATACAACTGAACAGCGATCAGCCATCCTTCAAATGCTAAACACTGCCTCAGAAAAAGAGCTGCTCAAACTAATGAGAGGCAAGAAGTCAGTCAGTATTGTTGATTACAGGACAAAGCACGGCCCTTTCCAGGATTTACAAAGTTTAATGAAAGTGCCACAATTCAAGTATAAAACTACAGTTAAATTGTGTGATCTTATCCTCAGTCCACCTGCAAGTGaacaaggagagagaaaaatacaGGGAAGCAGGCTAGTAGTGAAATTTATGGGGCCCGAAATAAAGCAAGAGAAGTTACAG tctGCAGAGAGCATTGTCTCTATTGTTTTTGGGACTCAAACAATGGCCTGGGCTCATGTCACTCGAAATCTGTCTGTTCTTGATTGGCAAAGAGAAGAATGCTATAGCTTCATGAAAGGACCTTATGTAGCATCTGCCTATTTGGAAGAT ATTCTTGCAGTAGTATCCAAGATTCCTGAAGCTGATTTTTACATCTTAGAGAAATCAGGAATTTCTGTTCAACATGTCAACCTGTTCCCTGTGATGTTACATCTGCGTACTGTGGAAGCTATGTTGTTTGCATTACTAGATGGAACCTTCATGAAAGATGGCCAGCACAGAGTGCTAACCATGGCACGAAATGCAGTAGGAAAGCACTTTGACCTGATGGTAGGGGCTGCAAGGACCAGTGGCTTAGACCTCATAAAGCAGTTGCTTTTGGATGCTGTTACCAAGTCACAGCCCAGAGTCTCTTTTCCACAGGATGTGCTACTGCAGCACAGAAACCGGTTTCAGGCAGGATCACggaaaagagaagaagagatgTGTGATGCTCTTCTTCAAGCCATTGCCTTCTATGACTTGGTAGGCTAA
- the TEFM gene encoding transcription elongation factor, mitochondrial isoform X2 has translation MLQLWPLLVRFRAGTILLQGNQELYSTLRCRTLHCSCSWGKALAPAEDGFINSLSSEERSKEPESQIDDQYTTEQRSAILQMLNTASEKELLKLMRGKKSVSIVDYRTKHGPFQDLQSLMKVPQFKYKTTVKLCDLILSPPASEQGERKIQGSRLVVKFMGPEIKQEKLQSAESIVSIVFGTQTMAWAHVTRNLSVLDWQREECYSFMKGPYVASAYLEDILAVVSKIPEADFYILEKSGISVQHVNLFPVMLHLRTVEAMLFALLDGTFMKDGQHRVLTMARNAVGKHFDLMVGAARTSGLDLIKQLLLDAVTKSQPRVSFPQDVLLQHRNRFQAGSRKREEEMCDALLQAIAFYDLVG, from the exons ATGTTGCAGCTATGGCCGCTTCTAGTCCGTTTCCGAGCAG ggactaTCTTATTGCAGGGCAATCAAGAGCTCTATTCAACTTTAAGGTGTAGGACTTTGCACTGTTCTTGCAGCTGGGGCAAAGCACTAGCTCCAGCAGAAGACGGCTTTATAAATTCCCTATCATCAGAGGAAAGATCCAAAGAGCCTGAGAGCCAAATTGATGACCAATATACAACTGAACAGCGATCAGCCATCCTTCAAATGCTAAACACTGCCTCAGAAAAAGAGCTGCTCAAACTAATGAGAGGCAAGAAGTCAGTCAGTATTGTTGATTACAGGACAAAGCACGGCCCTTTCCAGGATTTACAAAGTTTAATGAAAGTGCCACAATTCAAGTATAAAACTACAGTTAAATTGTGTGATCTTATCCTCAGTCCACCTGCAAGTGaacaaggagagagaaaaatacaGGGAAGCAGGCTAGTAGTGAAATTTATGGGGCCCGAAATAAAGCAAGAGAAGTTACAG tctGCAGAGAGCATTGTCTCTATTGTTTTTGGGACTCAAACAATGGCCTGGGCTCATGTCACTCGAAATCTGTCTGTTCTTGATTGGCAAAGAGAAGAATGCTATAGCTTCATGAAAGGACCTTATGTAGCATCTGCCTATTTGGAAGAT ATTCTTGCAGTAGTATCCAAGATTCCTGAAGCTGATTTTTACATCTTAGAGAAATCAGGAATTTCTGTTCAACATGTCAACCTGTTCCCTGTGATGTTACATCTGCGTACTGTGGAAGCTATGTTGTTTGCATTACTAGATGGAACCTTCATGAAAGATGGCCAGCACAGAGTGCTAACCATGGCACGAAATGCAGTAGGAAAGCACTTTGACCTGATGGTAGGGGCTGCAAGGACCAGTGGCTTAGACCTCATAAAGCAGTTGCTTTTGGATGCTGTTACCAAGTCACAGCCCAGAGTCTCTTTTCCACAGGATGTGCTACTGCAGCACAGAAACCGGTTTCAGGCAGGATCACggaaaagagaagaagagatgTGTGATGCTCTTCTTCAAGCCATTGCCTTCTATGACTTGGTAGGCTAA